TTTATTTAAATCTACTGGTCCAGAAATCCCTGCAACACTTCCTTTTTTACTATATTGCCAAGCGAATAGATCTTCTAGTCTCTCATTAATAGGTGTAGAAGCATACCGAGCGTGCCAGTAGGTAAAATCCTTTAATAGTGACTTATCCACATGGTCACGATAAAAATTGCCGAACGAGTACAAGATACACGAACCAATTTCTTTCTCAACGTGTTCCATAAAAGCGCGTGCCGCTTTATTCATTTCAGCATCAGATTTAGTATTGTTTTCCTCCAAATCTAATACAGGCGGCAATGTTAATGGTAGTCCTTTTATATTTTTCACAAACCATTTAGCCTCTGCGACAGCATCATTAACAGAGACAAATTTTGCGAAGTGATAGGCTCCAGCATCAATGCCATTATCATTTGTTCCATTGACATTTTTATCTAAATACTTATCTACAATTGCTGAGCCATCTTCCGACCCCTCTGTGGCTTTAATAAACGCAAAACTAATTCCATCATTTGATACTTTCGACCAATCAATGTCCCCTTGATAGTGCGATATATCAATCCCTTTTCTTTCCATAAAATAACCTCTCCTTTCTTTTTCCTTTCCAGGAGTCACAATCCACATAAGTAGAAAACAGTTTTATAGATACTTACTTGTGTAGGACCCCTAATCTCCTTGATTCAATTGTGAAAGCATCTAATACTTTTTCTATCTCATATGGTTAAATTTAACAATAAGGATGAAACTCTTGTTTAAAATTATTTTTCATAGAGAAAAGTTCTTACGAAATTACAATATGAAAAATAATTAAAATTGATTGTACAAGTGTTGAATTTACTTAAAGGAAGGAACCTAGTTCCTAAGATTAATAAGTTCACTAGTTGTCTTAATTGGAGCTGGTGGTCCCCTCCTAGAGACAGATGTTGGTTGCCTTAATGGCAACCTTTTAGCCTTTAAGGCGATTACGTAAAAATTATAAATTTAGTATTGCAAAACAAAAGACGAATTGCTATTTAAATAGAGAGTGAGAAGAACATTACTTATTTTTTTTAAAAAAACCTTATATACCAAGGGATATAGGATTTTTCATATGTATTGAATTCAAGACAGTTTAGTATTGAATTCAATACATATGAAAATAAAAAAAATCTCCTTAAAAGGAGATTTTTTAACTAAATTAATCTTACTGGGATCTTCTTTAACTCTTTAGAATACCTTCTAAACATAGTTTGCAATGTCTCATTAATATCATCACGATCCCCACACAAGATGATATTTGGATTAATATATATAGCATACATTTTTGCATTAAGTCCGTCTCTTCCAGACTCAAATTTACCCATTATACCTTTTTCGATTAATTGTTTAATAAGTCTATTGGCATTTGTACGACTCATTTTTAAAGCTTCAGCTAGTTCAGTTTGAGTCATAGGAATCTGTTCTTTAGCCTTTATATCTTGAACTAAACAATTAGAACGAAAACCAATAAACCCTAACACCTTATTCAAAAACATGATTTCTTCATTTTTCAAGATATTATTCTGAATTAAATACAACCAGTTCTCTTGAATAATTTGAGCAAATTTAGCCTTATTTTTCACCTTTCGCTCCGGTACTAACTTCATTCCTGCTCCTTGAGCTTTTGCTTGGAGAACATTAGCCTGTTCCATTTCCTCATCAGTCAAAACTTTTGAGCTTTCAATATCTCGTTTTCTAGCATTTTTAGAAGCTGTTGAGGAACCTCTAATGATTGCTTGTTGTCCTCCAGGAAGAGCTTCTAATTCTTCTTTCTTCTTTTGACACTTTGCTTCACGTTCTAATCTCTTTTTCTCAAACAAATCTGACATTAATAATTCCTCCATTTATTGTGGAAGGAATTAAACCCTTATGATAAAATAAATAACATATAATAAGTTTGAAAAGGGTTTAACCCTTCTATAGTTTTTATAGAAAAGCCCTCAAGTTTTAGCGGACTCGGAGGGTTTTTCTATGTCTTCAGGTTCCTTAAATTCCCTTTGGAACCATATATACAGTCTACCATTAATTGCCTTGGGCTTGTACCCTAATCTATCGTTCTATTTCCTGATCTTTTCTTCTTCTACGTACTTTCTTTGACCGTTCCTTTCTTTTTTCTTCCTTGATTTTTAAGAACTCTTCAGCTCCTTGAACTTCCTCTTTATCTCTGAAAAAGTTTTTGATTAACACTTTATCTTTCGCTTTATCTATAAGTTCACTTTTAATAAAACCTATCATTCGTTTCATATCAGGTACTTTCTCTTGATAGACTTGTTTTAATCGTTCTAATGTTTGAAAAAGAAGATGATTCTCTTTCTTTAACCCTTGGTTTTCCTTTTTTAATTCGACGTTTTCGCTTCTTAACGCTCGATTTGTTTCTTCAAGTTCTTCATTTTTCTTCGTTTCTCTTCGTAACTCCCACTTATATTCCTCAGATTCCTTTTTAAACGTCTCTGATGTCTTTGCTAAGGCTTTAATATGCCCGAAGTCTTCCTGCTTCACTAGGACGCGATCTGATTCAAATAGGCCCATCTTCTTTTCTTTCTTTGTCTCCACATCATCTACTTTTTTATGAAAATCCAAAGATGCTTCTAAATCACTTAAACGACTCTTACAATCTTGAATCGTTTCTTCTAACTGTTTACGCTCATATTGGCGTTCTTCGGTTGCTTTCTCAATATTACTCAGCTGTTCTTGAAGTTGTTGCGCTTTAAAACGTTGAGACGTTAAATGTTCTCTGTCTGACCCTTTTTCCCCACGTTCTACCTCAAAGCCTTGTTGTTTCATATGTTTTGGAAACTCATCTTGAATCCATTGAAGCTCTCCACGATTAAATACGTTCTTTCCTTGCAGCTTTCCATCTTTCATCGGCACAATACCTAAATGCATATGAGGGGTATGTTCATCTTGATGGACCATCACATAGGCTACATTTTGTTCCCCATAACGTTGAGAGAACAACGTATAGCTTTCCTGGAAGAAGCGTTCTTGTTCTCCCGATTCCAGGTGAGCAAAGAAGTCATGATCAGATGTGATAAGCAGTTCATTCACAACTACAGCATCTTTTCTTGTTTTTCTTGTCCCTGTTTTTTGGCTCTCTATAATCTCATTTACGTGCTCATTGTAGTTAATGTTCTCTTTATGTAACAGATCGTAATTTAACGGTGTACGTTCTGAATCAATATCGAAGTTTGTCTGACTTTGTCTCTCGCGTTGGTTATGAAACTGTATACCCTTTACATCATGTCGCTTCATTTTCTGCATGCGACAAATGACATAACTCATGGATTCCCTCCTTTTTCATTCCTTCTTTTCGACAAAATTAGTGCCCAAAAAAAGTTTTCGACATTCCCAAAATAATAGAGAAAGAACGACCTTTATTCGGAACACTTCCAAGTAAAGTATAACGCACTATACTTTACTGCGTAAAGGTGCGGTCTGCGACGCTTGTACGGCATAGCCGTATTCATGCTTACGCATGAAAAAGACCTTGGGGTGTCGCCCCCAAACGACGACCGACGGAAGGCCGTTGGATCTCCTTAAAAACTCCCCCAACCCCCTCAAGTTTTGAGGGGGCTCCCTCGCCGGTTGGCAGGAACAAACAAAGTTTGTTCAAGGCCCAGAGGGTTCAAGTACGGCCAGTCTATCAACTCCTTAAATTCTCGACCTCCGGTCTTGCGATTTACCGTTGACAGACGCTTATATTTTTTTCGTTTTCTTAATGAGTTTCGCTACAACATAAAAAAGAGAAGTCCATTGGAGGTGAGACTTCTCTTTTCGGGATAGAACTCAATTGGAAGCGATATATGAGATATCCCTATATCATATGTATTGTTTCATAAATTGCTACCATTTCCTTTATAAAAATAATCTTTAAATCTTCAATTGCAATAGGATATTGCAAGGTTGAAACGGAAAGGTTGCATAGGCTGTGCAACCTTTCCTTTAACATCAATACTACTTCTGACAAAAAAAGCCCTACACGGTCGGACCATGTAGAGCAAAGAAAAGAGTTTCTCATGTCATCTTATTATTCTATGCCACTGCTCTGTTACTGTTAACAGCACCTCTATTCCCTTTT
This portion of the Priestia filamentosa genome encodes:
- a CDS encoding glycoside hydrolase family 25 protein, translating into MWIVTPGKEKERRGYFMERKGIDISHYQGDIDWSKVSNDGISFAFIKATEGSEDGSAIVDKYLDKNVNGTNDNGIDAGAYHFAKFVSVNDAVAEAKWFVKNIKGLPLTLPPVLDLEENNTKSDAEMNKAARAFMEHVEKEIGSCILYSFGNFYRDHVDKSLLKDFTYWHARYASTPINERLEDLFAWQYSKKGSVAGISGPVDLNK
- a CDS encoding MarR family transcriptional regulator, whose protein sequence is MSDLFEKKRLEREAKCQKKKEELEALPGGQQAIIRGSSTASKNARKRDIESSKVLTDEEMEQANVLQAKAQGAGMKLVPERKVKNKAKFAQIIQENWLYLIQNNILKNEEIMFLNKVLGFIGFRSNCLVQDIKAKEQIPMTQTELAEALKMSRTNANRLIKQLIEKGIMGKFESGRDGLNAKMYAIYINPNIILCGDRDDINETLQTMFRRYSKELKKIPVRLI
- the mobV gene encoding MobV family relaxase → MSYVICRMQKMKRHDVKGIQFHNQRERQSQTNFDIDSERTPLNYDLLHKENINYNEHVNEIIESQKTGTRKTRKDAVVVNELLITSDHDFFAHLESGEQERFFQESYTLFSQRYGEQNVAYVMVHQDEHTPHMHLGIVPMKDGKLQGKNVFNRGELQWIQDEFPKHMKQQGFEVERGEKGSDREHLTSQRFKAQQLQEQLSNIEKATEERQYERKQLEETIQDCKSRLSDLEASLDFHKKVDDVETKKEKKMGLFESDRVLVKQEDFGHIKALAKTSETFKKESEEYKWELRRETKKNEELEETNRALRSENVELKKENQGLKKENHLLFQTLERLKQVYQEKVPDMKRMIGFIKSELIDKAKDKVLIKNFFRDKEEVQGAEEFLKIKEEKRKERSKKVRRRRKDQEIER